In Rhodamnia argentea isolate NSW1041297 chromosome 1, ASM2092103v1, whole genome shotgun sequence, the genomic window tggaccaTTTTTGGAGAGAGTGTGTAGGTATATTTATAGTACAATTTACGGTTGGGCCGAATCCATTGCAGGAgaaagaagatgagagagatgGAGATTGGACCCGTCCATTTACCAAAACGACGGGCCCATCTAGCAGTTTCATGGGCAAGCTCTAAGAGAAATGCTTACCAAGAATTACgtaaagagaaagggaaaacgCTCGTTCGGCCTTTCAAAAATACAATCTGTCTGTTGGCCAATCAAATGGTGATCTAGACTATTGAAGGGGCTAAAGTATGTTTGATCGACGGTTGTGATAATCTATAGATCATACGAATCGTCTTCCTTATCTTTACTCTCTAATTAATCTCTCGATCCGCAATCTAACTCATTACGTATGTCGATGCCCACATAAAATTTTACTTAAGAATAAGACGAAAATAGTACAATGACCTAATTCGGAATGGTGActgattgatttttatttttaattttttgatctgTTCTTATCCCAAACTctcctttctttgctttttaaaGATGTACGGGAGTTGAACTCGCACTCTGTGATACTGACGTCTCCACCCCCAATCCTTTTACCAACAGAGCTGCTTGCCTATTGGCCATAGAGTACTGATATAAGACGTGAGCTAGAACTGGTTCATGAAATACCTTACTCGATTCATAGATTCGGTAAGACGCGAGCTAGAGCTCAGATTGGAGGATCTAGAATTCGTAAAAACGGTAACATTGCCATTTGATTAATCTATGACTTCTGCTGATTCCAAAAAAGCATGTAGCATTCtaatttcaattgaaaatttcgcggcaaaagattttttttttccaaaaatatattTCCCCCCATTTCGAGGTTAGAGCATTCggtttttcctaattttaagcaTGCGTAATCTCTCGATAATTTTCCGTTGACTCATTGTTCTCAACAAACTAAACGtgtgaaaatccaaaaataattcGCGACAAATTCTCCAATTAGAACAAAACGTGTTAATAATGACGCGACAAAGGCGGAGCAAAGAGCTCATCTGTCGAAGCCCCCCACCACCCCGCCTTGAACACGTGATGGCGATTTGTGAAATTCCTCTAGTGGTCCCCACACTCTCTCAAATCATGCATTATctacccaattttgatttttttttatttccatttcccATTTTCACTGATATTTATCGCCAatgttttgtcttcttcttcttcttctttttcttttttttttatagcagtTCGCAACTAACGCCAGCTCAGCCAAAAGTTCTTTGGAGATATTTCTCCCAGGGGGCTCCACTTTTAGCAAATATTAATTTCTCTCTGTATTTTCAATCACTCtaccaaaatgagaaaaaaaaatttcatattaatttcTCGTTAATTCTAGTACGTATCGACCCATCGTCTGACGATTTTTCTTACGATTATTAGGAGAATCGATGTTCATCCTTACTATTCCGATTTTGCGACAAGCAAATCCATTCTGGAATGATACTCGAGATCTCTATCTTTGACATTGGATGAGCTCGAATTGAGTACGTACAAAGAGAATTTGAtttgaggaaggaaaaaaaaaaaattcattgcatCTTTTCCCAACATATGACATGATACTCTATCTTTATAGTTGAAATTCCGAGACGGTGCTTATACTTATATAGTCATCAAGGGTCATTTTTGGAATTGTTCATAATAATTGGCTAGACCTAGAGCtatatcctaattttttgttacgaagttttgacacataaatcgtcaaatgattttttaattagcaaataaaaatgtttcttacaatatatatatatttatttattgggTAAttttacaggaaaaaaaaagtggaggTGAATTTACGAAATTATATAAGAATTGAAAGTCCCCGGTCCAGCATCACTTCCTCCCACTCCGAATCGCAAGTCCTTCTTCCTGCTGCTACTACTCTCAATCTTCCTCCATCCCGGGAATCGACAGCCCAGCTTTAACTCCCGCCGAGTCATGAGCCGCCCCAAATCGAGAACCGCCGGCGACGACGCCACCGTCCCCTGCGACTTCTGCGTCGGCCGCGCCGCCGTACTCTACTGCCGGGCTGACTCCGCCAGGCTCTGCCTTCCCTGCGATCGCCATGTCCACTCCGCCAACCTCCTCTCCCGCAAGCACCTCCGCTCCCAGATCTGCGACGCCTGCTCCTCCGAGCCCGCCTCCGCCTTCTGCTCCGCCGAGGACCTCGCCCTCTGCCATGACTGCGACCTCGACGCCCACGCCGGCTGCTCCGCCTCCCACGCCCGCGACcccgcagagggcttctcgggCTGCCCGTCCTCGCTCGAGCTCGCGTCGCTGTGGGACCTGGTCTCGGAGACGTGGTTCGGCGTTCAAGAGATGACGGTGCCGGACGAGAAGGCGTTGGAGTTGCGTGACCAGATTGGGAAGAGGCATGGCCAGCAATGCGGAAGGCGCAAGCGGGCCGTACACGAGCAGTTGATGGAGTTGTTCGAGAGGGATTGTTCGGCGGGCGGTGGTGGAAGAGGGGAGGATCTGGGGCCGGCGACGCCGAACGCGGCGAACGCTGCTGGGAAATGCGAGGTTGTGGACGGTAGCGATGGTGGGTGCGAGCGGTTGTTGGAGATTCAGGGCACGTCGTTCGAGTCGCTGCTGATGTCGACGTCTCGGAGTGATTGGGAAGAGAATCTCGAGAGGGAGATGATGTGGGATTGTCATCCTAGCAATCAAACCACTCAGGTCGTTTTTGTGTGTTCTGATCGGCTCTTCTTGTTCATGCGTGGCTTGTGTGCTTCAGCTTGGCCGGATGAGTTTGGCTTTGCTTCTAAAGATAttacttttgcattttctctctTTGCTTTCTGTTGAATTTGCATCCTCTTTAATATATTTCTCCTTGAATGATGCCAATTGCCAAAACAAGCTTCCATGATGTTCAATTCGGTGTGGTTCTGATGAATTATGATGCCGCTGGTTTAGTTTTACATGCCATTCATTATAGCTAAACCATTGGTTGGTCCTGAAGAATTGGTTTCTCTTGAGACATAGTTGTCCAGGTTACTCGGCAAGATTCATCCTTGTAATATGAAACAGCGGTATTCCTCGTTCCTTTTGGTCGGTCAGTGTAATAATAGTTACGTGCTCCCCATAGAACAATTTTCATCCCCTgttgtttcttttcttgattagaCTGCTATACTCTTTAACATTATTGGATGCTGATCAGATTCTGAATATGGCAGACATGGGATTTTAACTTGGGACGGCTGAGGGGTCACGAAGAACCTGGCTCGGGGGAAGTTGAATTCGGTACAAACAGCGAAGGCTTCATGATCAAGAATTATGATGAGCTCATGAGAGAAGTGCCTTTGCTGACGTCGAAAGCCTCAGACGAACTATATCACGTGAACTGCTCTTTGGTGGACGAAGCTATGGCATCGTTGAATGTAAGCTTTTTTCTATACTCACGACCTGATTTGCTTACTCGAGTCAATTCTACGCCTTCATTATGGTCAGTCAGAATCCAATTATGCTGTATTCTTACCTAGAAACAATCATAAGTGGCAGTTTTTACATAGCCGTAGTCAATTAAAGTATGTAGTTGCTGCTGTCTGAACTTGAGGCGACATTTGATATCTCAATTGTAGCCTGCTTTTTATCATGCCCTTTCCTGTACTTAAGTCAGAAGTGAACAGAAAATACATTGTACCGAAACCTTGCTGGAGTTTCTAATTATACCACTGAAAGAAATTCTTTGCGACTTCATAGTTTCCGAGAATTAAAATACTATCTTATGTCGATTAACCAAGATTGGGGTAAGGGGGCAACCACTTGTTTAGCCTGCTGCTGTACATGATCTTATTAGAAAAGGAACAGATTAATGATTGGTTTTAGTGGGAGATTGCTCAGTGATCTTTGAGAATATTGTAAAAAGTATATGTCCATCACTTTCAGAGATCATGAGCTTTTTTGAGAATGATACCTGATGGAAAACCTACTCTTCCCCTCTAGCTATTAACCATGATGACGACccagaattttgaaattcaGGCATGGTTATATATGCCTACTCTTCTGTTCTTCCATTGCAGGCAGGTGAAAATTTTGCTTGCTCTAATTTTAATACGAAGAGAATACACAATTTATTCAGCCTAGTTCTCGCTTAATGACTTTAGAATGCTGTCACACTGAGAATCTTTTCTAATGGACTTGCTAATCCCGGTTTATATTTGGCTAAATTACAGAATATTTTGAATAACCCAGTTGTAAGACATGGTTTGGCAACAATTGAAAGCAATATATGTTCAGTACCCCAACCCACATCAGGTACAGCCCTTGCTAAATACGAAGACTCGGTTTGCTCGAGAGAATATGATGGCGGAGAACCAAATGTGCTCATGAAGCATGACAGCGCAACGGCATTGGCTACATCGAAAGCCGACATGGAGTTGCTAGCCCAGCACCGAGGCAATGCCATGCTCCGCTacaaggagaagagaaaaactCGAAGGTAAACATTCTGCAATTGCTTCTCTTATTCCCTGTTTCTTTGGCATTCTACATCTGGACTTGCATGCGATATGTAGCACCTATTAAATCTACATCTTATTATGGACAGATTTGAAAAGCACATACGGTATGAGTCGAGGAAGACCAGAGCTGATACTAGGAAGCGAGTGAAAGGCCGCTTTGTGAAGGCTAGTGAGGAAGCTCCTAATGGCTGAACTCACACATGAACGAGCTGATGCTTTTCCGTTTCTCAAAACATATGTAATCCTACTTTAATTAACGCTATATGGTTCAGagtggttttttatttttatttttacacgAGATGAATTTTTGATCGAGCAATTTTGCGCCTACCTAACAGAGTTCGCTTTTTTTGCTTCCGAATATTTTCGAGGGGTCGCTCTATTTGTGCAATCTCGTCATGATCTGACTTGAAATTCTTGAATTTAGAGACAAGTCAATGTTGATTTCGGTTGGCACTCCAAATGtcccctattcccttattgcaGGCCAGGTACTAGAGCTAACATGAGACAATGCCTTTGTCCTTGTAAGAGAATTTTTCAGACAATCAATTCTCGAGGAGTAGACTTTTGAATCAAGCTATGACTCTGATCGTTATTTGACCCATGGAGTAAAACTTGGAGAAGCATTCAACGATGGCGCTTCTGGAATGTGTCCCCACATTATTATTTTGTATAATCAAAATTGCCTTCAGTCAGCGATCCAATCTTCGTAAGTCTTTCCTTTGTAATTACTGATTAAATAATCGGAAAGGGGTCGAAATCTTCAATGATCTTAGTAAAAATATTACAGCAGCTGGAAATCGTAGTGGGGGAAAAATTCATAGTTTTGAATCCTTACCATGggcagtagcttcttcacccgGCGACAAAATTTGAGCAAGTATAAATGGGGGCACGCATCTTCTCATGTAAAAATGCACAAGGTGGAGTCGTGGTTTTCTCGCATAATTGGGCGCGATGGGGTTTAAGATGGTGGTTGTGGCTCTTTTTATAGCAGTCGCTATCCGAATTGCGAGTTCTAACTCGGAAGGTACCTTCTCAGTCCGTTTCACTTACGATCAGCAAtctcttcatcttcaaattcATTGTAATTCGATCGCGGTGTTGTTGCCCATCAACACCGGCGGTGTCACAGTccatttctaaaccattttcAAGTCGGATATTGACTCAATCTACATATGACCTTTGTGAATGAACTGTGCccgggggggaaaaaaaaaggagatgcgTTGAATGAATGGAAGACAAAACTGATGGACCCTCATGAGGTGCTGCAAAGCTGGGATCCGACTCTGTTTAACCCCTGCACCTGGTATCACGTAACCTGCAACAGCGACAACTCCGTCATCCGAGTGTAAGATTTTGGATTTTGCTCCTACAAAATTCCTAATCGTTGGTTTTTATTTAGTGTTTTTCAGAATCATCCTAGGTTATCTGCCCAACATAATCTATCGAAATAACGTAAACGATGCGTGATTCGAGTTATTGGTTGCAGGGACCTCGGAAACGCCGGACTATCAGGACCTTTGATCCCGCAGTTGAGTCACCTGGTTAATATGCAGTACTTGTAAGCAAAACTCTCTCGGCCAAACGTATGATCAAGtataagaagaaatcaaatgGAAATCCTAAAGTTCACAAATTATTGGCAGTATGGTATTCGGCAACGAGATCAGCGGGACCATTCCTGGGGAGCTGGGGAACTGGAAGATGCTGGTGAGCTTGGGGCTTCAGCAGAACCAACTCTCCGGCCCAATTCCTGCATCTCTGGGCCAGCTGAAGTCCGTGAGGTTCATGTACGTACCCACACAGCAAACAGTAATTATCATCTTCCCCATTTCCAAAACTTTTCAGATTGAGGAGAAGTCCAAAGGCATGAGGGGAAATTTGTTTCCAATGCTGTGGTTTCAGGACCCTGAACAGTAACAAGCTGAGCGGGACCATACCCATCGAGGTGCTGGAACTGGTTCTCTGGGGCAATTTGCAGACCCTGTGAGTTCTTTCATTCTTGGACGCATTCAAGAAAGGCAAACAAGATGTTTGTATGTATGTCtgaatgaatgatttttggGTGATTTTTATCAGGAATGTATCCGACAACTTTTTCCAAGGGAGAGTCCACGCTGGTGATCCTACAGGTACACATGAATATGTGTCGCATGATCTCGTTAATTAGggtttcctcctccttcttctacTTTCTTTGGCTCCATTCTTTAACTGTTCATGCCAGTTCTTGTCCTGGTTACAAGTACCAATTCATCACGTGCCTGATAGATGTTAACCGACAAGTGCTGCTTCTTTTTTGGTCTCTTGAAGGATACGCAGTCACGACCATAACGCAAGATCCCAAGATTGGAAGCGCCTAGACGAATTCACGACGGAAGCATCGTCTCGTGGTACAATAAAGTGTTCGGATTGGCATTTTCAATACCCATCTCAATAAAATTTACGATCATATAGCGTGATCGGTAGTCATCCGCGTCGCCCGCTCATGTGAAAGAAAGTCGGAACGAACCCCTTCGTCATATCAATAATTACATTTCCTCGACATATGTATCTTCCTTTCATATTGATAATTGTGTTTTCggacttttctttgttttccctttttcactAAGTCTTTTAAGGAATATTCAAACCCCTGTGGCAATAGTACGTTTGActcaattaatttcttttttccctaacAATGATTGGAATGAGAAATTATGCATGTGGACCAGCGCATAAAAGACAGATTTGACATGGAAATTGGAGGGAAAAGGTATCAGAAAGTTGCTTCCGTTGATGGTGATAATGTTGGTCAGCACCTTCATTTGCTCATTCAAactggagggaaaaaaagaaagggaaaaagggccTTTTCCCACTCCCCCAGCTTTGACCATTTCCTCGTTGCTTTTGAATTTGGACACATCTATCTAATCGACTAGAAGATCATAATGGTCGCGAGCTAACCAAACCCTAGACGGCCTTTTTCCAGGTGTTGGGTGTGCTTCATGATTAGCCACGCTTCCCTTTTTCGTGCTTTCGGGGACGgccatcctaaactttttccttTGCTCTTATCGCTACATTCAATTGGAAGATCAACTTATTCAAATAGGTAGGAAACTGCTCCTAAGGTTTAGCCGGAACTCTAAAGGTCAAGATCGGCTTTGGTTTCACTCATTTGTCCCAAAATAACGTATGTTTGGAGTCTTGCGGAGGCCGGCACGTCTACGACACGATGAATTGACTGTGGAGCCTTTCATCGCCCAAGAATGAGAAATGTAAATGACCTGCTCGGGTTTTGTTTGGTCGTCCGGCCTTATCTTATTAGTTCATGTTTGCTATGGAGATGTACTTTGCTTACAAACAATCGAGAATCCcattattcttttttaaatttgaacggTTGATGGAGCCATTGCACAGTTGCGCTTTCTTTAATTTCATCATGTTGGTTATGCTTTGTACAGATGCGAGATGACTTTTCATAGTTTGATTTGAACCCACTTTTACCTGTCCTCAACTCCTGATCGGACCAAAAAGGCTAGAAAAGACCAAAGAAGAAAGCTGAGATTTATCAGCAGTGCTTATGCATGGCTTTGTCAAGTCACTTCTTTTGAGATGGGAAACATCATGACAAGGTTGAAATTATAATCGATCTCGTTTGTCCCACCCGACAATCCATTGTCGGGGTTAACGAGATGAACACGAGTCTGAGGTTGGCCTCAAGATGGCACgtgggagagggagggagatcaACCCAATGGGGTCAAAGCAAAAAATAACATCAAAAGACGAGTCTCCTCACATGCCAAGAATGAG contains:
- the LOC115738946 gene encoding leucine-rich repeat protein 1-like isoform X1, coding for MGFKMVVVALFIAVAIRIASSNSEGDALNEWKTKLMDPHEVLQSWDPTLFNPCTWYHVTCNSDNSVIRVDLGNAGLSGPLIPQLSHLVNMQYFMVFGNEISGTIPGELGNWKMLVSLGLQQNQLSGPIPASLGQLKSVRFMTLNSNKLSGTIPIEVLELVLWGNLQTLNVSDNFFQGRVHAGDPTGYAVTTITQDPKIGSA
- the LOC115738946 gene encoding leucine-rich repeat protein 1-like isoform X2; this encodes MGFKMVVVALFIAVAIRIASSNSEGDALNEWKTKLMDPHEVLQSWDPTLFNPCTWYHVTCNSDNSVIRVDLGNAGLSGPLIPQLSHLVNMQYFMVFGNEISGTIPGELGNWKMLVSLGLQQNQLSGPIPASLGQLKSVRFMTLNSNKLSGTIPIEVLELVLWGNLQTLNVSDNFFQGRVHAGDPTVTTITQDPKIGSA
- the LOC115738945 gene encoding zinc finger protein CONSTANS-LIKE 14-like — protein: MSRPKSRTAGDDATVPCDFCVGRAAVLYCRADSARLCLPCDRHVHSANLLSRKHLRSQICDACSSEPASAFCSAEDLALCHDCDLDAHAGCSASHARDPAEGFSGCPSSLELASLWDLVSETWFGVQEMTVPDEKALELRDQIGKRHGQQCGRRKRAVHEQLMELFERDCSAGGGGRGEDLGPATPNAANAAGKCEVVDGSDGGCERLLEIQGTSFESLLMSTSRSDWEENLEREMMWDCHPSNQTTQTWDFNLGRLRGHEEPGSGEVEFGTNSEGFMIKNYDELMREVPLLTSKASDELYHVNCSLVDEAMASLNNILNNPVVRHGLATIESNICSVPQPTSGTALAKYEDSVCSREYDGGEPNVLMKHDSATALATSKADMELLAQHRGNAMLRYKEKRKTRRFEKHIRYESRKTRADTRKRVKGRFVKASEEAPNG